A stretch of the Sandaracinaceae bacterium genome encodes the following:
- a CDS encoding Na(+)/H(+) antiporter subunit D, with product MSGALTQLFPGALLILGALFVPLFRGRAERFRNVYVLALPLLSAAHFALFSLGHQSTATLFGYTLELVRVDALSRVFGVIFHIAAFLCCLYAFHVKRPLEHVATLVYAGAAIGATFAGDLLTLFLFWEITALSSVFLILARGLDEPARRERVFRVAMRYLLIQVGSGVLLLAGTLIFYEATRSLHFGRMDLEETPGALLIFLAFGIKAAFPLLHNWMQDAYPEASVSGTVVLASFTTKLAIYALARGFAGTDILIPIGAAMTAFPIFFAVIENDLRRVLAYSLNNQLGYMVVGVGIGTELAINGAAAHAFAHILYKGLLLMSMGAVLYRTGTIKASELGGLHKSMPITTAFCVVGALAISAFPGLSGFVTKSMIITAVGDAHLLVIFGVLLFASAGVCDHSGIKIPFFTFFAHDQGWKVQEAPRHMLLAMGIAAALCIGIGVYPAALYALLPFPEAAARYDAYEATHVLTMLQLLFFAGLAFITLLKLRVYPAELPGTNLDTDYVYRVVLKRFVRESYALAGWVREGTWARVLRVRDRALGRLRLEHEPPRGRLGEPWTAGTTTLYAALVLFGLLLVTSTAGCGGDDSEANDARLLLDRVTALEGVPEQAFEARMERVEVLRALPLRGETLVTVRDACAEMYGALLEADIQNALIRTIGAPTEETSAADLQRLERAFTDAEAAAARVLAHRDGCVDGTASLRARYAPSRRGSE from the coding sequence ATGAGCGGTGCCCTCACCCAGCTGTTTCCGGGCGCCCTCCTGATCTTGGGCGCGCTGTTCGTGCCGCTCTTCCGCGGCCGCGCCGAGCGGTTCCGCAATGTGTACGTGCTGGCCCTGCCGTTGCTCAGCGCGGCGCACTTCGCGCTGTTCTCGCTCGGGCACCAGAGCACGGCCACGCTGTTCGGCTACACGCTCGAGCTGGTGCGGGTGGACGCCCTCAGCCGAGTGTTCGGGGTCATCTTCCACATCGCGGCGTTCTTGTGCTGCCTCTACGCCTTCCACGTGAAGCGCCCGCTCGAGCACGTGGCCACCCTGGTCTATGCGGGGGCGGCCATCGGCGCCACGTTCGCGGGCGACCTGCTCACGCTCTTCCTCTTCTGGGAGATCACGGCGCTCAGCTCGGTGTTCCTCATCCTGGCGAGAGGCCTCGACGAGCCCGCGCGCCGTGAGCGCGTCTTCCGCGTGGCCATGCGCTACCTGCTCATCCAGGTGGGCTCGGGCGTGCTGCTGCTGGCCGGCACGCTCATCTTCTACGAGGCCACGCGCTCGCTGCACTTCGGGCGCATGGACCTCGAGGAGACGCCCGGCGCGCTCCTCATCTTCCTGGCCTTCGGCATCAAGGCCGCGTTCCCGCTGCTGCACAACTGGATGCAGGACGCCTATCCCGAGGCCAGCGTCAGCGGCACCGTGGTGCTGGCGTCTTTCACCACCAAGCTGGCCATCTACGCGCTGGCGCGGGGCTTCGCCGGCACCGACATCCTGATCCCCATCGGCGCGGCCATGACGGCCTTCCCCATCTTCTTCGCCGTCATCGAGAACGACCTGCGGCGCGTGCTGGCCTACTCGCTGAACAACCAGCTGGGCTACATGGTGGTGGGCGTGGGCATCGGCACCGAGCTGGCCATCAACGGGGCCGCCGCGCACGCCTTCGCGCACATCCTCTACAAGGGCCTGCTGCTCATGAGCATGGGCGCGGTGCTGTACCGCACGGGCACCATCAAGGCGTCCGAGCTGGGCGGCCTGCACAAGTCCATGCCCATCACCACGGCCTTCTGCGTGGTGGGCGCGCTGGCCATCTCGGCCTTCCCAGGGCTCAGCGGGTTCGTCACCAAGTCCATGATCATCACGGCGGTGGGCGACGCGCACCTGCTGGTCATCTTCGGCGTGCTGCTGTTCGCGTCGGCCGGCGTGTGCGACCACTCGGGCATCAAGATCCCCTTCTTCACGTTCTTCGCGCACGACCAGGGCTGGAAGGTGCAGGAGGCCCCGCGGCACATGCTGCTGGCCATGGGCATCGCGGCGGCGCTGTGCATCGGCATCGGCGTGTACCCCGCCGCGCTCTATGCGCTGCTGCCGTTCCCCGAGGCCGCGGCGCGCTACGACGCCTACGAGGCCACGCACGTGCTCACCATGCTGCAGTTGCTGTTCTTCGCGGGGCTGGCGTTCATCACGCTGCTCAAGCTGCGCGTCTACCCGGCGGAGCTGCCGGGCACCAACCTGGACACCGACTACGTCTACCGGGTGGTGCTGAAGCGCTTCGTGCGCGAGAGCTACGCGCTTGCCGGCTGGGTGCGCGAGGGGACCTGGGCGCGCGTGCTGCGCGTGCGCGACAGAGCGCTCGGCCGCCTGCGCCTCGAGCACGAGCCGCCGCGTGGGCGGCTGGGAGAGCCCTGGACGGCCGGCACCACCACGCTCTACGCGGCGCTGGTGTTGTTCGGGCTGCTGTTGGTGACGTCCACCGCAGGCTGCGGCGGAGACGACAGCGAGGCCAACGACGCGCGCCTGCTGCTGGACCGCGTGACGGCGCTCGAGGGCGTGCCCGAGCAGGCCTTCGAGGCCCGCATGGAGCGCGTGGAGGTGCTGCGCGCGCTGCCCCTGCGCGGCGAGACGCTGGTGACCGTGCGCGACGCGTGCGCCGAGATGTACGGCGCGCTGCTCGAGGCCGACATCCAGAACGCGCTCATCCGGACCATCGGCGCGCCCACGGAGGAGACATCCGCGGCGGACCTGCAGCGCCTCGAACGGGCGTTCACCGACGCCGAGGCGGCCGCGGCGCGCGTGCTGGCCCATCGCGACGGCTGCGTGGACGGGACCGCGTCGCTGCGAGCGCGCTATGCGCCCAGCCGGCGCGGCTCCGAGTAG